From the genome of Candidatus Aenigmatarchaeota archaeon, one region includes:
- a CDS encoding metallophosphoesterase, with translation MSVETKYGFISDAHTMEEKVPKAIDMLKKEGINYLVLNGDLSDSGMTPEESQNYLASVLEAAGKSKIPTYVLPGNHETTVIYGSAMKEALKKYSNIHDALLEPKLTEKDHEIVFLPGADVGSGSGYYLVDRPGAGSGYVPIMAKLAEAGDEESPREEGNKKETKKKGKAGEKEGEGETAEKVVMVDLMHVSNMDDLRRLVTDPSKTIVVSHIPPKFTASTSVDYAAYGKAEKSFEVWAVQYKDMAIEYVAIDSAEGASKTAEKLKKAGAEAVQPMYAIEKGSVCSKEMAAELKSLGAPMSIDYGNVGSEALAKIYKELGIKKAVNGHIHESAGHANDLYEKPVPENTFVDSLFYNAGAIVEGQAGILKVSGDKVAYKNVRV, from the coding sequence GTGCCAAAAGCGATAGATATGCTCAAAAAGGAGGGAATCAACTACCTAGTCCTTAATGGTGACCTTAGCGACAGCGGAATGACACCTGAGGAGAGCCAGAACTACCTTGCTTCGGTTCTGGAGGCGGCAGGAAAAAGTAAAATCCCAACCTATGTTCTTCCCGGAAACCACGAAACTACAGTTATTTATGGCTCTGCAATGAAGGAGGCACTAAAGAAATACTCGAACATTCACGACGCCTTGCTTGAGCCAAAACTTACAGAAAAAGACCACGAGATAGTTTTCCTTCCCGGGGCGGATGTCGGGAGCGGAAGCGGTTATTATCTGGTAGACAGGCCCGGAGCTGGCTCAGGATATGTTCCCATTATGGCAAAGCTTGCTGAAGCGGGCGATGAAGAGTCCCCCCGAGAAGAAGGAAATAAGAAAGAAACCAAGAAAAAAGGCAAAGCTGGTGAGAAGGAGGGGGAAGGCGAAACTGCCGAAAAAGTTGTGATGGTTGACCTTATGCATGTATCAAACATGGATGATTTGAGGCGGCTTGTGACCGACCCAAGCAAAACAATAGTAGTGTCGCATATACCTCCAAAATTCACGGCTTCTACTTCTGTTGACTATGCCGCTTACGGAAAGGCCGAAAAAAGTTTTGAGGTCTGGGCGGTGCAGTACAAGGACATGGCCATCGAGTATGTTGCAATCGACTCCGCTGAAGGCGCCAGCAAGACAGCCGAAAAACTTAAGAAAGCCGGAGCTGAAGCGGTTCAGCCGATGTATGCAATAGAAAAGGGGTCGGTCTGTTCGAAAGAAATGGCTGCTGAACTGAAATCCCTTGGCGCCCCGATGTCAATCGATTATGGAAACGTCGGAAGCGAGGCGCTGGCAAAAATCTACAAGGAGCTTGGAATAAAAAAAGCGGTTAACGGCCACATACACGAAAGTGCAGGGCATGCAAACGACCTGTACGAAAAGCCCGTGCCCGAGAACACCTTTGTAGACAGCTTGTTCTATAACGCGGGGGCTATCGTCGAAGGGCAGGCAGGAATTCTTAAGGTAAGTGGCGACAAGGTTGCTTACAAGAATGTAAGGGTTTAG